One window from the genome of Candidatus Tanganyikabacteria bacterium encodes:
- a CDS encoding pyridoxal phosphate-dependent aminotransferase yields MDIARSGLEGWFNEQHPGTRHDLGGTMVPAARDRIAALWRPDCLAMGYPPTSGSADLRSLLARHEDLDPGDLVLTCGATEANAAAVLACVEPGREVVLQHPVYYQFEPLLLAGGARIVRWDPFGGEPAPIGPETGLVVLNTPHNPTGRVFDPEGVVRLAEALPSCRVLVDEVYRGVTADAPGTAALLSPRVVATSSFAKRWGMPGLRLGWLACRDAQVRERAHAWHHYLAHSPPAASERLVVALWPELLVMLRESRVLAQRNVGILAAWLAELRGVVEGRPPEGGVTTLVRPTGFAGDDVALALRLRREFGVFVLPGAYVGYPGWLRVGCGHREAADLVAALAALEGAFRAVGAAAGERV; encoded by the coding sequence ATGGATATCGCCCGCTCCGGCCTGGAAGGCTGGTTCAACGAGCAGCACCCCGGCACTCGCCACGACCTGGGAGGCACCATGGTCCCCGCGGCGCGCGATCGCATCGCCGCGCTCTGGCGGCCCGATTGCCTGGCCATGGGGTATCCGCCGACCAGCGGCTCCGCGGATCTCCGGTCGCTGCTTGCTCGCCACGAGGATCTGGACCCGGGCGACCTGGTGCTGACGTGCGGGGCGACCGAGGCCAACGCCGCGGCCGTGCTGGCATGCGTGGAGCCGGGGCGCGAGGTCGTGCTGCAGCATCCCGTTTACTACCAGTTCGAGCCGTTGCTGCTCGCCGGGGGTGCGCGGATCGTGCGCTGGGACCCGTTCGGCGGCGAACCCGCGCCGATCGGGCCGGAGACTGGTCTGGTCGTGCTCAATACGCCCCACAACCCCACGGGGCGCGTCTTCGATCCCGAGGGCGTGGTGCGTCTGGCCGAGGCGTTGCCGTCCTGCCGGGTCCTGGTGGACGAGGTCTACCGCGGGGTGACCGCCGACGCGCCCGGCACCGCGGCCCTGCTGTCGCCGCGGGTCGTCGCGACGTCGTCCTTCGCGAAGCGCTGGGGGATGCCCGGTCTGCGTCTGGGCTGGCTGGCGTGCCGGGACGCCCAGGTGCGGGAGCGCGCGCACGCCTGGCACCACTACCTGGCGCACAGCCCGCCCGCCGCGAGCGAGCGCCTCGTGGTGGCGCTGTGGCCGGAACTGCTGGTGATGCTCCGCGAGAGCCGGGTCCTGGCCCAGCGCAACGTGGGGATCCTGGCGGCCTGGCTGGCCGAACTGCGGGGAGTCGTCGAGGGGCGGCCGCCGGAGGGCGGCGTCACCACGCTGGTGCGGCCGACCGGGTTCGCCGGGGACGACGTGGCGCTGGCGCTGCGGCTGCGGCGCGAGTTTGGCGTGTTCGTGTTGCCGGGCGCTTACGTGGGCTATCCGGGCTGGTTGCGCGTGGGCTGCGGGCACCGCGAGGCGGCGGATCTGGTGGCGGCCCTCGCGGCGCTCGAGGGCGCGTTCCGCGCCGTGGGCGCGGCGGCCGGGGAGC